TCTGCCCAAACAGTGCGCGATGTGGACGGACCATTCCAAACAGTTTGGTCACCACGGTCGCAACCCCGGCAAAATGATGTGGGCGGGCTTCACCTTCCCATCGACGCGCAACCGCAGGAACAGTCACCGTTGTTTGAAATCCCGCCGGGTACATGGCCTCCGCGGTCGGCTCAAAGCAGACATCGACGCCTTCCTGTCGACAGATCACTCGGTCGTGTGAAATGGGACGGGGATACTTGGCCAAATCCTCCTGCGGGCCAAATTGGGTCGGGTTCACGAAGATGCTCACCACCAGCGCATCGCACAGTAATCGTGCTTCACGAATCAGCGATCGATGCCCCTCATGCAGCGCACCCATCGTCGGGACAAACCCGATCGTGACACCTTCACGCCTCAGTCCCTCGCTCCAGGCTGTCATGGCTGCGGGTGAGCGAATGATCTTCATGAGCCTGGTGGGACGTGACAGGTCGGGCGTGAGCCGTATCTCGTGGACGGCTGAGGAAACAGGAGACGCACCTGTGACTCATCCGAGACATCCGTCAATAGCTGTGCCACTGATTGCTTGAGCATCGGATGAATCCACAGCGGATCCAGTTCATTCATCGGCATGAGGACAAATCGGCGTTGATGAAGGCGGGGATGGGGAATGGTCAGCCCCGGCTCTTTCATCACATGACCCCCGTAGAAGAGGATGTCGAGGTCGATCGTGCGTGGACCAGACCGGTCGTCATCATCCCTTCCGAGAGCGCGTTCGATCTCCTGAAGAGTCGTGAGAAGACTGCGCGGCTTCATGTCCGTTTCCAGCTGCACCACCCCATTCAGAAACCAGCCCTCCCCCGGATCCGTCCGGTCCCGAACCGGCTCTGTTTCATACAGCAGAGAGACACCGGCAAGTCGTGAATGTGGAAGAAGACTGAGCAGTGTCACGGCCCGATCGCAATAATCCACCCGATCGCCGACGTTCGACCCGAATCCGATGAAGACAGTCTCCATGACAGCCCGTTACAAGTGAGAAGTGAAAGATGAAAAGTGATCACGAGATTTCTGCCCTCTCACAGTTCACTCCTTACCTTTCACTGTTTACCGTTCAGAATCCCACCTTCTTGATCCGCTCGACCGCTTCCGTTAACCGCTCTTTGGTCGTGCAGACCGTCATGCGGATATAGCCTTCACCCGGTGCACCGAAGCCGTTGCCCGGCGTCGTCACGATTCCGGCCTTTTCGAGCAGATGAGCGGTAAAGGACGTGGAGGTGTACCCCTTCGGTACCGTCACCCAGATGTAGAAGGCGGCTGGTGGTGCATCCACCTCCAATCCCAGCTGCTTCAACCCCGGAATGAGCGTATCGCGGCGCTCCTGGTAGATTCTTCGGATGCTGTCGGTGACAGAATCATCCAAGCCCAGAGCTGTAATACCGGCCTCTTGAACCGCCTCAAAACAGCCTGAGTCGAGGTTGCTCTTCACCTTGCCGAGGCCTGCCAGGACATCCTTGTTGCCGACGACAAACCCGATGCGCCAGCCGGTCATGTTATACGTCTTCGAGAGAGAGTGGAACTCGACGCCGACGTCCTTGGCGCCCTCCACTTCCATAAAACTCGCCGGGCGCTTGCCGTCGTAGTAGATTTCCGAGTAGGCCGCATCGTGACACACAATCACCTGATGCTCCTGCGCAAAGTCCACCACCCGTTTGAAATAGTCCTTTGTCATGATGACGGAGGTTGGATTATTCGGCGAGTTCAGCCACATCAGCTTGGCCTTCTTCGCCACGTCTTTTGGGATTGCCGTGAGATCAGGGAGGAAGCCGTTGGCCTTGGTCAGCGGCATGATGTGCGACTGGCCGCCGCAAAAGCTCGTCCCGACCGGATAGACCGGATACCCTGGGCTGGGTACCAGCACGATATCGCCCGGATCGACAAAGGCCAGATGAATGTGACCGATGCCTTCCTTCGAACCGATCAGGGTCAGGACTTCATTGGTGGGATCCAACGTGACGTTGAAGCGGCGCTTGTACCAATCAGCGACCGCCTTTCTGAACGAGAGCATGCCTTCATACGAGGGATATTGATGATGCTTGGGATCCTTGGCGGCCTTCGCCAAACTCTCGATGATCGGCATCGGCGTCGGCAAATCGGGATCACCGATCCCGAGATTGATGATATTCACCCCGCGGGCAATCGCCTCTTGCTTCATCTTATCGATGGCCGCAAAGAGATACGGCGGCAATGTCTTGATCCGTGTCGCGACTTCGATCGGAAAACCACCCATGGTCAATCAAGCTCCTTTCATGAATAGCGATCAGCCCACAGCAACTGTCTCAGATCTGAAGGCTGAAAGCCTGATTACTGACAACGCACTGTAGGGGTGTGTAGAGTACTTCAGAGCCGCAGCCGCAATCAACGTGTACAAGTCAGCAGATGGCCAATCAGCCGATCAGCCAGGTGATGGAGTTGCGGAAGCTGTGGCAAGGCAGTGGTCTTGACCTGTTGTGCGGTGAGACCAGCTTTCGTCACATCCGACGCACACTCACGGCACAGAGAATCGATCCCGCTCGACTCCATCTCCAAATGAAAGAGGAGACCATAGGCCCAATTGCCATAGCGAAACGCCTGCAAGGGAGCGATGTCTGAACCGACCAATGGCACGCAATCGTTCGGCAAATCAAAGATCTCTCCATGCCATTCGAAGACATCGAATGTATCAGGGCATGCCCCAAACACAGGATCTGCGTTTCCCGTATCAGTGAGCCGAACTGGAGTCATGCCGATTTCGAGCGCTTTGCCAGATCGCACCGTGGCGCCAAGTGCTTTGGCCATGAATTGACTCCCGAGACACACACCAATCACCGGCTTATTCGCTTGGAGCGCAGATCTGATGAAGATGGTCTCATCCACAATC
This Nitrospira sp. DNA region includes the following protein-coding sequences:
- a CDS encoding pantoate--beta-alanine ligase, with translation MKIIRSPAAMTAWSEGLRREGVTIGFVPTMGALHEGHRSLIREARLLCDALVVSIFVNPTQFGPQEDLAKYPRPISHDRVICRQEGVDVCFEPTAEAMYPAGFQTTVTVPAVARRWEGEARPHHFAGVATVVTKLFGMVRPHRALFGQKDFQQSVLVQQLVKDLNLGVDIVVRPTVRERDGLAMSSRNIYLSPDERARAVTLYKSLQAGAEVIKVGDTDAKAVRSVMDQVVTRESTITTDYLAVCDPRTLEPVSFVTSRVVLLGAIRLGSVRLIDNLLVNAPRRAS
- the folK gene encoding 2-amino-4-hydroxy-6-hydroxymethyldihydropteridine diphosphokinase, encoding METVFIGFGSNVGDRVDYCDRAVTLLSLLPHSRLAGVSLLYETEPVRDRTDPGEGWFLNGVVQLETDMKPRSLLTTLQEIERALGRDDDDRSGPRTIDLDILFYGGHVMKEPGLTIPHPRLHQRRFVLMPMNELDPLWIHPMLKQSVAQLLTDVSDESQVRLLFPQPSTRYGSRPTCHVPPGS
- a CDS encoding LL-diaminopimelate aminotransferase; translated protein: MEVATRIKTLPPYLFAAIDKMKQEAIARGVNIINLGIGDPDLPTPMPIIESLAKAAKDPKHHQYPSYEGMLSFRKAVADWYKRRFNVTLDPTNEVLTLIGSKEGIGHIHLAFVDPGDIVLVPSPGYPVYPVGTSFCGGQSHIMPLTKANGFLPDLTAIPKDVAKKAKLMWLNSPNNPTSVIMTKDYFKRVVDFAQEHQVIVCHDAAYSEIYYDGKRPASFMEVEGAKDVGVEFHSLSKTYNMTGWRIGFVVGNKDVLAGLGKVKSNLDSGCFEAVQEAGITALGLDDSVTDSIRRIYQERRDTLIPGLKQLGLEVDAPPAAFYIWVTVPKGYTSTSFTAHLLEKAGIVTTPGNGFGAPGEGYIRMTVCTTKERLTEAVERIKKVGF
- a CDS encoding type 1 glutamine amidotransferase, coding for MSLESYLVPKEGLPRDVGDLLIVMGGPMSVNDPDPWIVDETIFIRSALQANKPVIGVCLGSQFMAKALGATVRSGKALEIGMTPVRLTDTGNADPVFGACPDTFDVFEWHGEIFDLPNDCVPLVGSDIAPLQAFRYGNWAYGLLFHLEMESSGIDSLCRECASDVTKAGLTAQQVKTTALPQLPQLHHLADRLIGHLLTCTR